In Flagellatimonas centrodinii, a single window of DNA contains:
- a CDS encoding penicillin acylase family protein, with the protein MHGDLGAPPATPGDGATTGNVFLSAMPPGANGNAAGGIGAPAGIPAEATQYPDHYADQLQMYGNLAYARSPLRRGDCTPPASLAEHQAMSDLACNYFKAAPIELSAEQAVSSETLTAPDGASVTIRRDGWGVPYIDGATRDAAQFGLGYAAAADRLWLFDVLRFAGRGRASEYLGPSATTYDLDLEFGSASAYSEAEISQVLASAVEKVGEPYGSRFLADTEMFVAGMNAFIDSLTGANAAQIPPEYLTLGLSVGIDLPKFPPAPFTANDIVANAILIQSALGLGGGAEASNVRLLQALDPAIGGGTTTLPTAACETWRDLRHASAADSYHTATDTFDTQSGFFSESCPLTLPDGVALWDAGSFRGQPLVGTEGAGLLAPPDLPGMATDLQRILGGLLPGNALQTANAVQVPLRPTAGKTLMALQQDPGSSLRSLLEQLGVPSTTSNWVAVNADETESGHPILVGGPQTGYFNPQLLWEAAVISREGTPNDLAARGVTTVNLPYIVIGRGLDFAWTPTSAGSDFTDTRVSKMCNLDGSPPSRDDGDGDGFPDADGYLFRGECRQFYTRVDRWTATPTVASIALGGGVTPETVSRYVIRTHYGPVFATATVNGEPVAVSTQRSTFLADVDTAIPFGILTTQGVDMDHTRYKKLFNSMTATFNWLYADQDDIAYIQSGLYPQRHPQHMPELPVWGDGRFEWQNDENPPVDFFTAFGGDGNSGAVSWPSRNRPVAQDALGYFEWPGYLSLADHIQDTNPPSGFLANWNNSGAFGWDAADGNGSYGPTHRVVNLSKRLQAFRDSGRKHDLASMIEIVGDAAYTDTRGLDVLPLLLRVLASEAMTDAQQTVAALMQDWLNDGSQQWIDGTPGLGALRRDRDMDGIYDHRAAVVLMDAWYQRMLPRVTAQLDALESAGGTALQGRLNAPGATGSAFQSGWFQHMKRMFGMALGDDVPQYRRLRCAGSGDLAACRAAVVEALDLAIADLGGLQAMASWDGTALYGGDTVEVHDAVVHTNFGFLPIAPIHWINRPTFHQAAEIQRERTD; encoded by the coding sequence GTGCACGGCGATCTGGGTGCGCCGCCGGCAACCCCGGGTGATGGTGCCACCACCGGCAACGTGTTCCTGAGCGCAATGCCGCCGGGTGCCAACGGGAATGCGGCGGGGGGTATCGGAGCGCCCGCCGGCATTCCGGCCGAGGCGACGCAGTATCCCGATCACTACGCCGACCAGCTGCAGATGTACGGCAACCTCGCATATGCCCGGTCGCCGCTGCGGCGGGGCGATTGCACGCCTCCAGCGTCGCTGGCCGAGCATCAGGCGATGTCGGATCTCGCCTGTAACTACTTCAAGGCTGCCCCCATCGAGCTCTCCGCAGAGCAGGCGGTGAGCAGTGAGACGCTGACGGCGCCGGATGGCGCCAGCGTGACCATCCGCCGCGACGGCTGGGGCGTCCCGTACATCGATGGCGCCACCCGCGATGCTGCGCAGTTCGGGCTCGGTTATGCCGCTGCGGCAGACCGGTTGTGGCTGTTCGACGTCCTGCGTTTCGCCGGCCGCGGGCGGGCATCCGAGTACCTGGGTCCTTCCGCCACCACCTACGACCTGGATCTTGAGTTCGGCTCGGCCTCGGCCTACAGCGAGGCTGAAATTTCGCAGGTGCTGGCGTCGGCGGTGGAGAAAGTCGGCGAGCCCTATGGATCCCGGTTCCTGGCGGACACCGAAATGTTCGTGGCTGGCATGAACGCCTTCATCGATTCGCTGACCGGCGCAAACGCCGCCCAGATTCCGCCCGAGTACCTGACGCTGGGGCTGTCTGTCGGTATCGATCTGCCGAAATTTCCGCCGGCACCGTTCACCGCCAACGACATCGTTGCCAACGCCATCCTGATCCAGTCGGCACTGGGCCTGGGGGGTGGCGCTGAAGCGTCGAATGTCCGTCTGCTGCAGGCCCTGGACCCGGCCATCGGTGGCGGCACGACGACGCTGCCGACGGCAGCCTGCGAGACCTGGCGCGATTTGCGGCACGCCAGTGCGGCTGATAGCTACCACACGGCCACCGATACTTTCGATACCCAGAGTGGCTTCTTCAGCGAAAGTTGTCCGTTGACGCTGCCAGACGGGGTGGCGCTGTGGGACGCGGGTAGCTTTCGTGGGCAACCCCTGGTCGGCACGGAGGGCGCCGGGCTGCTCGCGCCGCCCGACCTGCCCGGAATGGCGACCGACCTTCAGCGGATTCTCGGCGGACTGTTGCCCGGCAATGCACTGCAGACCGCGAACGCGGTGCAGGTGCCGCTGCGTCCGACCGCGGGCAAGACCCTGATGGCGCTCCAGCAGGACCCCGGCAGCAGCCTGCGAAGCCTGTTGGAGCAGCTGGGGGTGCCAAGCACCACCTCCAACTGGGTGGCCGTCAATGCTGACGAAACCGAGAGCGGCCACCCCATCCTCGTGGGGGGGCCGCAGACCGGCTACTTCAACCCACAGCTGCTGTGGGAGGCGGCCGTGATCTCCCGCGAAGGCACCCCGAATGACCTCGCCGCCCGCGGTGTCACGACGGTGAACCTGCCCTATATCGTGATTGGTCGCGGGCTCGACTTCGCGTGGACGCCGACTTCGGCCGGGTCGGACTTTACCGATACCCGCGTGTCGAAGATGTGCAACCTCGACGGGTCACCGCCGTCGCGAGACGATGGTGACGGCGACGGATTTCCAGATGCTGACGGTTATCTTTTTCGCGGCGAATGCCGGCAGTTCTACACGCGCGTCGATCGCTGGACGGCGACGCCGACGGTCGCCAGTATCGCCCTCGGTGGTGGGGTGACCCCGGAGACGGTCTCGCGCTACGTGATTCGCACCCACTACGGCCCCGTGTTCGCCACCGCGACCGTCAATGGCGAGCCTGTAGCGGTCTCCACTCAGCGATCAACCTTTCTGGCCGATGTCGATACCGCCATTCCGTTCGGCATTCTCACCACGCAGGGTGTCGATATGGATCACACCCGTTACAAGAAGCTGTTCAACAGCATGACGGCCACGTTCAATTGGTTGTACGCCGACCAGGACGATATTGCCTATATCCAGTCCGGCCTCTATCCGCAGCGTCACCCCCAGCACATGCCGGAGCTGCCAGTTTGGGGTGACGGTCGGTTTGAATGGCAGAACGACGAGAACCCGCCGGTTGATTTCTTCACGGCATTCGGCGGGGATGGCAACAGCGGGGCGGTCAGCTGGCCGTCGCGCAACCGACCGGTGGCACAGGATGCGCTGGGTTACTTCGAATGGCCGGGGTACCTGTCGTTGGCCGACCACATCCAGGACACCAATCCGCCCAGTGGCTTTCTTGCCAACTGGAACAACTCCGGCGCCTTTGGCTGGGACGCGGCTGACGGCAACGGATCCTATGGGCCGACCCACCGTGTTGTGAACCTGTCCAAACGGCTGCAGGCGTTTCGCGACAGTGGGCGCAAGCACGATCTCGCCAGCATGATCGAAATCGTCGGCGATGCCGCGTACACCGATACCCGGGGGCTGGACGTGCTGCCCCTGCTATTGCGGGTGCTGGCCAGCGAGGCGATGACGGATGCACAGCAGACCGTTGCGGCACTGATGCAGGACTGGCTGAATGACGGCTCGCAACAATGGATCGACGGCACCCCGGGGCTCGGCGCCCTGCGGCGAGACCGTGACATGGATGGGATCTACGATCACCGGGCGGCTGTCGTGCTGATGGATGCCTGGTACCAACGCATGCTGCCGCGGGTCACGGCGCAACTGGACGCGCTGGAGAGCGCCGGTGGCACGGCGTTGCAAGGGCGGCTGAATGCACCGGGTGCCACCGGCTCGGCATTTCAGAGCGGCTGGTTCCAGCACATGAAGCGGATGTTCGGGATGGCGCTCGGCGATGATGTGCCCCAGTACCGCCGGCTTCGCTGTGCCGGCAGTGGCGATCTTGCGGCCTGCCGCGCGGCGGTTGTCGAGGCACTGGATCTGGCGATCGCCGATCTTGGTGGCCTTCAAGCGATGGCCAGCTGGGATGGCACTGCGCTTTACGGTGGCGATACGGTGGAGGTGCACGACGCTGTCGTACACACCAATTTCGGCTTTCTGCCCATCGCGCCGATTCACTGGATCAATCGACCCACCTTCCATCAGGCGGCCGAGATCCAGCGCGAGCGCACGGACTGA
- a CDS encoding alpha/beta hydrolase, with protein sequence MHRLLVACCSAMLLAACAGTTVLNTLTPDRGYTVATNQPFDPENGLRLDIYTPDGAEGAPVVVFFYGGRWSEGSKDDYKFVGQALASRGFVAVLADYRLYPSVRFPAFVEDGAKAVAWARQRIDGFGGDPRKMFVMGHSAGAHIAAMLALNPTYLEAAGTSRDQLKGMVGLAGPYDFLPITAPDLRDLFGPPETFQKSQPIFFADGRNPPLLLVHGEDDEAVWVKNTRNLAKAVAQAGGAVETVIYPEMSHRFIVATLAAPLRGQSDVLDTIAEFIKRRAQDAPRSNEPEIQTTPILLP encoded by the coding sequence GTGCATCGTCTGTTGGTTGCCTGCTGTTCCGCGATGCTCCTGGCCGCCTGCGCCGGGACCACCGTGCTCAATACCCTGACGCCGGATCGCGGCTATACCGTCGCGACCAACCAGCCCTTCGACCCGGAGAACGGGCTGCGGCTCGACATTTACACACCCGACGGCGCCGAGGGCGCCCCAGTGGTGGTGTTCTTCTATGGCGGCCGTTGGAGCGAGGGCAGCAAGGACGACTACAAATTCGTCGGGCAGGCGCTTGCCTCTCGCGGCTTCGTCGCGGTGCTGGCGGACTATCGCCTTTATCCCTCGGTCCGTTTCCCGGCCTTCGTCGAAGACGGCGCCAAGGCGGTGGCCTGGGCCCGGCAGCGCATCGATGGATTCGGTGGCGACCCCCGGAAGATGTTCGTCATGGGGCACTCGGCGGGCGCCCATATCGCCGCTATGCTGGCCCTGAACCCGACCTACCTCGAAGCGGCCGGAACCTCGCGTGACCAGCTCAAGGGGATGGTCGGTCTGGCAGGCCCCTACGACTTTCTGCCGATCACCGCACCGGATCTGCGCGACCTGTTCGGCCCGCCGGAGACCTTCCAGAAATCCCAGCCGATCTTCTTTGCCGACGGCCGCAACCCGCCCTTGCTGCTGGTGCATGGCGAGGACGACGAAGCGGTGTGGGTGAAGAACACCCGCAATCTCGCCAAGGCGGTGGCCCAGGCCGGGGGCGCCGTGGAAACGGTGATCTACCCGGAAATGAGCCACCGGTTCATCGTCGCGACCCTGGCGGCGCCACTACGCGGGCAGTCGGATGTCCTCGACACCATCGCCGAGTTCATCAAGCGGCGCGCGCAGGATGCCCCGCGCAGCAACGAGCCGGAGATCCAGACCACGCCCATCCTGCTGCCGTGA
- a CDS encoding PepSY domain-containing protein: protein MRRYSHFLLPLLLILLMSPPGQADDDEDRAALRDAVRRGEIRPLAEILAQISADYHGEIIEVELDEDDGEWVYEIDLLAPTGDRVEFEFDARSGRLLEIEGRNLDRIRR, encoded by the coding sequence ATGCGCCGCTATTCCCACTTCCTGCTGCCGTTGCTCCTGATCCTGCTGATGTCGCCACCGGGTCAGGCCGACGACGATGAGGATCGTGCCGCCTTGCGCGATGCGGTGCGGCGGGGCGAGATCCGGCCCCTGGCGGAAATCCTCGCGCAGATATCGGCGGACTATCACGGCGAGATCATTGAGGTAGAGCTTGATGAGGACGACGGCGAATGGGTCTATGAGATCGACCTGCTGGCCCCCACCGGCGACCGGGTGGAGTTCGAATTCGATGCCCGCAGCGGCCGGCTGTTGGAGATCGAAGGGCGCAACCTGGACCGGATTCGCCGGTGA
- the gpmA gene encoding 2,3-diphosphoglycerate-dependent phosphoglycerate mutase encodes MTHKLVLLRHGQSQWNLENRFTGWVDVDITEQGAREANTAGRLMRDEGLIFDVAHTSVLKRAIRTCWTALDAMDQLWVPMLKSWRLNERHYGALQGLDKAETTAKHGEAQVKIWRRSYDVPPPAMDAADPGHPVHDRRYAGLDPAALPGTESLATTLVRVLPYWHDQVAPDLKAGKTVLVTAHGNSLRALYKYLNGVSESEILELNIPTGIPLLFELDESLRVREFRYLGDPEAAKRAAEAVANQAKAT; translated from the coding sequence ATGACGCATAAACTTGTGCTGCTTCGCCACGGCCAGAGCCAGTGGAACCTTGAAAACCGCTTTACCGGCTGGGTCGATGTCGACATCACCGAGCAGGGCGCCCGCGAGGCGAACACCGCCGGTCGGCTGATGCGCGACGAAGGTTTGATCTTCGACGTCGCCCATACCTCGGTACTCAAGCGCGCCATCCGCACCTGTTGGACCGCGTTGGACGCCATGGACCAGCTGTGGGTGCCGATGCTCAAGTCCTGGCGCCTGAATGAGCGTCACTACGGTGCACTGCAGGGCCTCGACAAGGCTGAAACCACCGCCAAGCATGGCGAGGCTCAGGTCAAGATCTGGCGGCGCTCCTACGACGTGCCGCCGCCGGCGATGGATGCCGCCGATCCCGGACATCCGGTCCATGACCGACGCTATGCCGGGCTCGATCCGGCCGCGTTGCCGGGTACCGAATCACTGGCTACCACCCTGGTGCGGGTACTGCCTTATTGGCACGACCAGGTGGCTCCCGACCTCAAGGCCGGCAAGACCGTGCTGGTGACCGCCCACGGAAACTCGTTGCGGGCCCTCTACAAGTATCTCAACGGGGTGTCGGAGTCGGAGATCCTGGAACTCAACATCCCCACCGGCATCCCGTTGTTGTTTGAACTGGACGAATCGCTGCGGGTTCGGGAGTTCCGCTATCTGGGGGATCCCGAGGCGGCCAAGCGGGCCGCCGAAGCGGTTGCCAACCAGGCCAAGGCGACCTAG
- a CDS encoding M3 family metallopeptidase: MTLPADSRLPLPDFAGLTPEAALTTLDAVLADNRDRLKTLEALEAPGWDQLVAPLDAMNDRLSRAWGPISHLFGVNSTPEWRQAYNAGLPKLTEYSLELSQSAPLYRAYQALAAAPDFSQQSAARQKVVTDTLRDFAHSGVGLPDAEKARFKAISMRLSELQSRFEEQLMDAIQAFGLHVDDLSRLDGMSATARAAAEAKAADRQLAGAWLTLDFPSFDAVVTHVHDRDLREALYTAYVTRASDQGPLAGRFDNGALMMEILALRQEEAALLGFPHFAALSLASKMAESTEAVETFLRDLARRARPRAEQELADLTAFARAQGGPEALAPWDLAYWSERYRDASLGLSDEALKPYFPAPQVIRGMFDRVESLYDVRIEVMDEVAVWHPDVTVYRVAQPDGDTIGLFYLDPYAREHKRGGAWMDECLTRQRLEGQLQLPVAYLVCNFTPPPPGQPALLTHDEVLTLFHEFGHGLHHLLTRVDDAGVSGIHGVEWDAVELPSQFMENWCYHAPTLQGFARHWQTGEPLPAAMIDTLRASRTWQSGMATLRQIEFSLFDLQLHANPPPITTTALLARLAAVRETVAVMKAPAFNRMPWSFSHIFAGGYAAGYYSYKWAEVLSSDAFAAFEESEFAVDTGHRFRDAILSQGGSAPAMDLFVAFRGRKPDLDALLRHEGLIEAA; encoded by the coding sequence ATGACCCTGCCCGCCGATTCCCGCCTGCCGCTTCCCGATTTCGCCGGTCTCACGCCGGAGGCAGCGTTGACTACCCTGGATGCGGTGTTGGCGGACAACCGCGACCGCCTCAAGACCCTGGAGGCCCTGGAGGCACCCGGCTGGGATCAGTTGGTGGCACCGCTGGATGCGATGAATGACCGGTTGTCGCGCGCCTGGGGGCCAATCAGCCACCTGTTCGGCGTCAACAGCACACCGGAATGGCGTCAGGCGTACAACGCTGGCCTGCCCAAGCTGACCGAGTACAGCCTGGAGTTGTCGCAGTCAGCGCCGCTGTACCGGGCCTATCAGGCCCTCGCGGCCGCGCCCGACTTCAGCCAACAGTCGGCAGCCCGACAGAAAGTGGTGACCGACACGCTACGCGACTTCGCGCATTCCGGCGTCGGCCTGCCCGACGCCGAAAAAGCCCGCTTCAAGGCGATCTCGATGCGCCTGTCGGAACTGCAATCGCGGTTCGAGGAACAGCTGATGGACGCCATACAGGCATTCGGCCTGCACGTGGACGATCTGTCCCGGCTCGACGGAATGAGCGCCACCGCGCGCGCTGCCGCTGAAGCCAAGGCGGCTGATCGGCAACTGGCGGGGGCCTGGCTGACGCTCGACTTTCCGTCTTTCGATGCCGTTGTGACGCATGTCCATGACCGCGATCTGCGCGAGGCGCTCTACACCGCCTATGTCACCCGCGCCTCCGACCAGGGGCCGCTTGCCGGCCGCTTCGACAACGGCGCCCTGATGATGGAAATTCTGGCCCTGCGTCAGGAGGAGGCCGCCCTGCTCGGGTTCCCCCATTTCGCCGCGCTGTCGCTGGCGTCAAAGATGGCCGAGTCCACCGAGGCGGTCGAAACCTTCCTGCGCGACCTGGCGCGCCGTGCCCGCCCGCGCGCCGAGCAGGAGCTGGCCGACCTCACCGCCTTTGCCCGTGCCCAGGGCGGCCCGGAGGCGCTTGCGCCATGGGACCTGGCCTACTGGAGCGAACGCTATCGCGACGCTTCCCTCGGCCTGTCCGATGAAGCGCTGAAGCCTTATTTCCCCGCACCGCAGGTGATCCGCGGCATGTTTGATCGCGTTGAATCCCTGTACGACGTGCGCATCGAGGTGATGGACGAGGTTGCGGTCTGGCATCCCGACGTCACCGTCTACCGCGTGGCACAGCCGGACGGCGACACCATCGGCCTGTTCTACCTCGACCCCTACGCCCGCGAACACAAACGCGGCGGGGCCTGGATGGACGAGTGCCTCACCCGCCAGCGCCTGGAGGGACAACTGCAGCTTCCGGTCGCTTATCTGGTCTGTAACTTCACACCCCCACCACCCGGGCAGCCGGCCCTGCTGACCCACGATGAGGTGCTGACCCTGTTCCACGAATTCGGGCATGGCCTGCATCACCTGTTGACGCGGGTTGATGATGCCGGCGTCTCGGGCATTCACGGTGTGGAGTGGGATGCGGTCGAGCTGCCCAGCCAGTTCATGGAAAACTGGTGCTACCACGCGCCCACCCTGCAGGGTTTTGCCCGCCACTGGCAAACCGGCGAACCGTTGCCGGCGGCGATGATTGACACCCTGCGCGCCTCCCGCACCTGGCAAAGTGGCATGGCGACCCTGCGTCAGATCGAGTTCTCGCTGTTCGACCTGCAATTGCACGCCAACCCGCCTCCCATCACGACGACGGCCCTGCTGGCCCGGCTGGCCGCGGTCCGCGAGACGGTGGCGGTGATGAAGGCGCCGGCCTTCAATCGCATGCCCTGGAGCTTCAGCCACATCTTCGCCGGCGGATACGCAGCGGGGTACTACAGCTACAAGTGGGCCGAGGTGCTGTCATCCGACGCCTTCGCCGCGTTCGAGGAAAGTGAGTTCGCCGTCGACACCGGACACCGCTTCCGCGATGCCATCCTGTCGCAGGGCGGATCAGCACCGGCGATGGATCTGTTCGTGGCGTTTCGTGGCCGCAAGCCTGACCTTGATGCCCTCCTCCGACACGAGGGGCTGATCGAGGCTGCCTGA
- a CDS encoding E3 ubiquitin ligase family protein, producing MLSTLQAELAAASPAHFWMVIAVVTGLVLLGAVLGFGRLRHARMMQDLPTSRVASASQGYVELKGHAGLLPGPPIVSPLTAARCVWWDYRVEKKTRTIRNGRSRSEWRTIARATSDELFLLTDPSGDCVVDPHAATVHPSLRRRWRGHGRTPSQIPEHSPWLSFGDYRYSERLIRIGDPIYGTGLFRTQNGIQSFSENDDVRDLLADWKRDQRDLLHRFDADGDGQIDLDEWEAARRAALAAVRQRHVEQAVAPDLHVLCRPSDRRPFVLSTLSEAALTSRTRRWAAFWLLLTIAACALLGTALEARGLL from the coding sequence ATGCTCTCGACCCTGCAGGCCGAGCTGGCGGCAGCATCGCCGGCACACTTCTGGATGGTGATCGCGGTCGTCACAGGGCTGGTGCTGCTTGGGGCGGTGCTGGGTTTCGGCCGGCTACGCCATGCCCGCATGATGCAGGACCTGCCCACCTCGCGCGTGGCGAGTGCCTCGCAGGGCTATGTCGAACTCAAGGGGCACGCCGGCCTGTTGCCGGGCCCTCCGATCGTGTCGCCTCTCACGGCCGCCCGCTGCGTGTGGTGGGACTACCGGGTGGAGAAGAAGACACGGACCATTCGTAATGGCCGTAGCCGCAGCGAATGGCGGACCATCGCCCGCGCCACCTCGGACGAGTTGTTTCTCCTCACCGATCCCAGCGGCGACTGTGTGGTCGATCCACACGCCGCCACCGTGCATCCGAGCCTGCGTCGCCGCTGGCGGGGACACGGTCGAACGCCTTCGCAGATACCGGAACATTCGCCCTGGCTGTCGTTCGGCGACTATCGCTACTCCGAGCGGTTGATCCGCATCGGCGATCCGATCTATGGCACCGGCCTGTTCCGCACTCAGAACGGGATCCAGTCCTTCAGTGAAAACGATGATGTCCGCGACCTGCTGGCCGACTGGAAGCGCGACCAGCGCGACCTGCTCCACCGTTTCGATGCTGACGGCGACGGGCAGATCGACCTTGACGAATGGGAGGCCGCCCGTCGGGCAGCGTTGGCCGCGGTGCGACAACGACATGTCGAGCAGGCGGTCGCCCCCGATCTCCATGTGTTGTGCCGACCATCGGACCGCCGTCCGTTCGTGCTGTCGACACTGTCGGAGGCGGCGCTGACCTCACGGACCCGCCGCTGGGCCGCGTTCTGGTTGCTGCTGACCATTGCCGCTTGCGCCCTTCTGGGCACCGCCCTGGAGGCGCGCGGTCTGCTCTGA
- a CDS encoding YgiW/YdeI family stress tolerance OB fold protein — translation MNRKNLIAVTAATLLAAPLAQAQYAGPNAHPTLETVGVVLSDGHDDQSVRLQGRLIRQIDEETYRFSDGSGEIDVEIDDDDFPQVQVSETTRVELIGEIDSRRLRDPEIDVEQLRVITP, via the coding sequence ATGAACCGCAAGAATCTCATCGCCGTGACCGCCGCCACCCTGCTTGCCGCACCGCTGGCACAGGCGCAGTACGCCGGCCCCAACGCCCACCCGACGCTTGAGACCGTCGGCGTGGTCCTCAGCGATGGACACGACGACCAGTCGGTCCGCCTGCAAGGTCGGCTGATCCGCCAGATCGACGAGGAAACCTATCGCTTCAGCGATGGCAGCGGCGAAATCGATGTCGAAATCGATGACGACGACTTCCCGCAGGTGCAGGTCAGCGAAACCACCCGGGTCGAACTGATTGGCGAGATCGACAGCCGTCGCCTGCGTGACCCGGAAATCGACGTGGAGCAGCTGCGCGTCATCACACCCTGA
- a CDS encoding gamma carbonic anhydrase family protein: MDASAQVIGDVVLGADCSVWPLVTIRGDVNAIRIGARSNVQDNSCLHVTHDGPYSPGGVALEIGDEVTIGHGVILHACRVGDRCLIGMGAIVMDRAVLEDEVLLAAGSMVPPGKQLRGGWLHRGSPARPVRPLDDAERAQLRYSALHYVRLKQRHEAQLTVSEEMSG, translated from the coding sequence GTGGACGCGTCGGCGCAGGTCATCGGCGATGTCGTGTTGGGCGCCGACTGCAGTGTCTGGCCGCTGGTGACGATTCGGGGTGATGTCAACGCCATTCGGATCGGTGCCCGCAGCAATGTGCAGGACAACAGCTGTCTGCATGTCACGCACGATGGCCCTTACAGCCCGGGCGGTGTGGCCCTGGAGATTGGTGATGAGGTCACCATCGGTCACGGAGTTATCCTGCACGCCTGTAGGGTGGGGGATCGCTGCCTGATCGGGATGGGCGCCATCGTGATGGACCGCGCGGTACTCGAGGACGAGGTTCTGCTTGCCGCCGGCAGCATGGTGCCGCCGGGCAAGCAACTCCGCGGCGGCTGGCTGCATCGAGGCAGTCCGGCGCGTCCGGTGCGTCCGCTTGATGATGCCGAGCGCGCGCAACTGCGTTACTCGGCCCTGCATTATGTCCGCCTCAAGCAACGGCATGAGGCGCAATTAACTGTTTCAGAAGAGATGTCCGGATGA
- a CDS encoding response regulator transcription factor: MRVLIAEDDRALSAGLAQVLSRAGFAVDQSHSGDQVDFLVRTERYDAVVLDLGLPVRDGLSLLREWRESAIGVPVLILTARGRWPDKAAGFAAGADDFVSKPFEPMEVVLRLQALIRRSRGESRVVLQFGDVVLDTGRGEVSEGGMPVPLTAQEYKLVVYLALAADRVVSRTELSEHVYERDRDPDSNVLDVLIGRIRRKLKAGLIETVRGRGFRINRANA, translated from the coding sequence GTGAGAGTGCTGATCGCCGAGGATGATCGCGCCCTGTCCGCAGGGCTTGCGCAGGTGCTGTCGCGTGCCGGCTTCGCGGTCGACCAGAGTCATAGCGGGGATCAGGTCGACTTTCTGGTGCGCACCGAACGCTACGACGCGGTGGTGCTCGACCTTGGCTTGCCGGTGCGTGATGGCCTGAGCTTGCTGCGGGAATGGCGAGAATCCGCGATCGGGGTGCCGGTGCTGATTCTCACCGCGCGCGGCCGCTGGCCTGACAAGGCGGCGGGCTTCGCGGCCGGCGCTGACGACTTCGTGTCCAAGCCGTTCGAGCCGATGGAAGTGGTGCTGCGCCTGCAGGCGCTGATCCGCCGCAGCCGTGGCGAGTCACGGGTGGTGTTGCAGTTCGGCGATGTGGTGCTCGACACCGGTCGTGGCGAGGTCAGTGAAGGCGGCATGCCGGTGCCGCTGACGGCACAGGAATACAAGCTCGTGGTGTATCTGGCCCTGGCGGCCGACCGTGTGGTCAGCCGGACCGAGCTCAGCGAGCACGTCTACGAACGGGATCGCGACCCCGATTCCAATGTGCTGGATGTCCTGATCGGCCGCATCCGCCGCAAGCTGAAAGCGGGGTTGATCGAAACGGTGAGGGGCCGCGGCTTCAGGATCAACCGGGCAAATGCATGA
- a CDS encoding LemA family protein, which yields MLTYILLGIAGIALLYGIVIYNGLVNLKHNVSKSWSNIDVLLRQRHEELPKLVETCKQYMQFEREALERVMAARTGAHVARQKGDVVGVGKSEGMMRAALGSIQATVEAYPELKANQSIQTLLSRVTALENAISDRREFYNESVNNNNVRIEQFPDIVIARLLAFRPAELLEFTADELQDPNFKALFNS from the coding sequence ATGCTGACCTACATCCTGCTGGGGATCGCTGGCATCGCGTTGCTGTACGGCATCGTGATCTACAACGGGCTGGTCAACCTCAAGCACAACGTATCGAAAAGCTGGAGCAACATCGACGTCCTGCTGCGACAGCGGCACGAAGAGCTGCCGAAGCTGGTCGAGACCTGCAAACAGTACATGCAATTCGAGCGCGAGGCGCTGGAACGGGTGATGGCCGCCCGCACCGGTGCCCATGTGGCGCGGCAGAAAGGCGACGTTGTCGGTGTCGGCAAGAGTGAGGGCATGATGCGCGCGGCGCTGGGCAGCATCCAGGCCACGGTCGAGGCTTACCCGGAACTCAAGGCCAACCAGTCGATCCAGACGCTGCTGTCACGCGTGACCGCCCTGGAGAATGCCATCTCCGACCGCCGCGAGTTCTACAACGAGAGTGTCAACAACAACAATGTCCGGATCGAGCAGTTCCCGGACATTGTCATTGCCCGGCTGCTCGCATTCCGTCCCGCAGAGCTGCTGGAGTTCACCGCCGACGAGCTGCAGGACCCCAACTTCAAGGCCCTGTTCAACAGCTGA